A portion of the Cryptomeria japonica chromosome 5, Sugi_1.0, whole genome shotgun sequence genome contains these proteins:
- the LOC131028825 gene encoding malate dehydrogenase, with the protein MAKNPVRVLVTGAAGQIGYALVPMVARGIMLGADQPVILHMLDIPPAAESLNGVKMELIDAAFPLLKGVVATTDVVEACTGVNIAVMVGGFPRKEGMERKDVMSKNVSIYKSQASALEQHAAPDCKVLVVANPANTNALILKEFAPSIPEKNISCLTRLDHNRALGQVSERLKVPVSNVKNVIIWGNHSSSQYPDVNHAVVETTTGEKPVRQLVADDAWLNGEFITTVQQRGAAIIKARKLSSALSAASAACDHIRDWVLGTPKGTWVSMGVYSDGSYDVPSGLIFSYPVTCENGKWSIVQGLHIDEFSRKKLDATANELVEEKALAYSCLN; encoded by the exons ATGGCGAAGAATCCAGTCCGTGTTCTGGTTACTGGAGCTGCAG GCCAAATAGGCTATGCATTGGTGCCTATGGTTGCCAGAGGCATAATGTTAGGTGCAGATCAGCCTGTTATTTTGCATATGTTGGATATTCCACCAGCAGCAGAGTCTCTCAATGGAGTGAAAATGGAGTTGATTGATGCTgccttccctcttttgaaag GTGTTGTTGCCACTACGGATGTTGTTGAAGCATGCACTGGTGTGAACATAGCTGTCATGGTTGGTGGATTCCCAAGGAAAGAGGGAATGGAAAGGAAAGATGTTATGTCCAAAAATGTATCCATCTATAAGTCACAGGCCTCAGCACTGGAACAACATGCTGCTCCAGACTGCAAG GTCTTAGTGGTGGCCAACCCAGCAAATACCAATGCACTGATCTTGAAAGAGTTTGCTCCGTCCATCCCAGAGAAGAATATTTCATGCTTGACAAGACTTGATCACAATAGGGCTCTTGGACAAGTTTCAGAGAGGCTGAAGGTGCCCGTTAGTAATGTGAAGAATGTTATTATTTGGGGAAATCACTCTTCAAGTCAGTATCCTGATGTCAACCATGCAGTTGTTGAAACTACAACTGGAGAGAAACCAGTGCGACAACTTGTTGCTGATGATGCATG GTTGAATGGGGAATTTATTACAACTGTCCAGCAGCGTGGAGCTGCAATTATCAAGGCACGGAAGCTCTCTAGTGCATTGTCTGCTGCTAGTGCTGCATGTGATCATATACGTGATTGGGTTCTTGGTACACCTAAG GGTACATGGGTTTCCATGGGAGTATATTCAGATGGTTCTTATGATGTTCCATCTGGTCTTATCTTTTCATACCCTGTTACCTGTGAAAATGGAAAGTGGTCCATCGTACAAG GGCTTCATATTGACGAGTTTTCGAGGAAAAAGTTGGATGCCACTGCAAATGAACTTGTTGAGGAAAAAGCTTTGGCCTATTCATGCTTAAATTGA